In the genome of Thermosphaera aggregans DSM 11486, one region contains:
- the gcvT gene encoding glycine cleavage system aminomethyltransferase GcvT, translated as MPKIALLEYYIEKLGAETGLFGDWEVPYRYTNAIEEHVNVRNNVGVFDVSHMGRIVLRGPDVLPLAQYLYTKDVSKTKPSWMSGPTLALNQWARVKDDEMLYKISDEEWYLVTNALAREKMVNYIKSVIAEKKFKVEITDITLDTSMLAVQGPRAAELMEKIGAKWATDLKTLEFRMGENIGEVKTLLVSRSGWTGEDGFEIWGGHHEIKSIVEKLIANGAKPAGLIARDTLRIEMGFVLGDHEYGEDPLKFPCALSLRYGLGAITWEKKGFVGEEALRTCKREGVRWVRVGLKFGKEAGRLVPRTGMPVYSEDVQVGWITSGTFSPILNRAIAMAYVDSRYAVFGEELEVLVRDKKYSAKIVDFPFIKK; from the coding sequence TTGCCCAAGATCGCATTATTAGAATATTATATTGAAAAACTAGGTGCTGAAACAGGATTATTCGGGGATTGGGAAGTCCCTTACAGGTATACCAACGCTATTGAAGAACACGTTAATGTGAGAAATAATGTAGGTGTTTTCGACGTATCCCACATGGGCAGGATTGTCCTACGGGGGCCGGACGTACTACCTTTAGCGCAATACTTGTACACTAAAGATGTTTCTAAAACAAAGCCTTCCTGGATGAGCGGCCCCACTCTTGCCCTAAATCAATGGGCCAGGGTTAAGGATGATGAAATGCTCTACAAGATTAGCGACGAAGAATGGTACCTAGTTACTAATGCTCTTGCCAGGGAGAAGATGGTCAACTACATTAAGAGTGTGATAGCGGAGAAGAAATTCAAGGTTGAGATTACAGATATAACGTTAGATACTTCAATGTTGGCTGTCCAGGGACCTAGGGCTGCCGAGTTAATGGAGAAAATTGGTGCTAAATGGGCAACCGACCTGAAAACCCTTGAGTTTAGAATGGGGGAAAACATTGGGGAAGTCAAAACTCTCCTAGTAAGCAGGAGCGGTTGGACAGGGGAAGACGGTTTCGAAATATGGGGCGGTCATCATGAGATTAAAAGTATAGTGGAGAAACTCATCGCTAATGGTGCAAAGCCAGCGGGGCTAATAGCTAGAGATACCTTGAGGATTGAAATGGGGTTTGTCCTAGGGGATCACGAGTATGGAGAAGACCCGTTGAAATTCCCCTGCGCACTCTCCTTGCGCTACGGCCTGGGCGCAATAACATGGGAGAAAAAGGGATTCGTCGGCGAGGAAGCATTAAGAACGTGTAAGAGGGAAGGGGTTAGATGGGTTAGAGTAGGGTTGAAGTTTGGCAAGGAAGCGGGAAGACTTGTCCCGAGGACAGGGATGCCGGTTTACTCTGAAGACGTCCAGGTAGGATGGATTACTAGTGGAACGTTTTCGCCAATCTTGAACAGGGCAATAGCGATGGCATATGTTGACTCGAGGTATGCTGTTTTCGGAGAGGAGTTAGAGGTACTGGTTAGAGATAAGAAGTATAGTGCTAAAATCGTGGACTTTCCCTTTATTAAAAAGTAG
- the gcvPB gene encoding aminomethyl-transferring glycine dehydrogenase subunit GcvPB codes for MFRQAKWSEPLIFELSVKGRRGFLVPEPEKEVKEKVGSIKLSEDMARTTDPDLPELSEVDVMRHFTRLTEMAYGVDNGPVPLGSCTMKYNPRIAWEVASDHRILGLHPLQDEDTVQGLLEMIYEMQKWLANITGMDYCSLHPAAGAHGELAGILLIRKYHELKGQIDKKTEIIVPDSAHGTNPASAAMGGFKVVEIPSNSDGNVDLEALKSVVGESTAGLMITNPSTLGLFEENILEIARIIHSVDGLLYYDGANLNGIMGYARPGDMGFDIAHLNVHKTFGAPHGGGGPGAGPVCIKDRVVDAEKNIRLSDLLPGYYVIYDEKTGKYRLKGPGENSIGFLKAFFGNITPLIWGYTYILMMGNEGLRKVTELAVLNTNYFIKLMENVKGYEIPYGKGRFRKHEVVLSAQPMTEELGVTAEDVAKGLLDAGFYAPTIYFPLIVKEALMTEFTETETIENIEKYAERLKEISRIAYQDPKEPKKWPVNTSVGRIDLIKANHPSTVTPTWRLHLKRVKGEIK; via the coding sequence ATGTTCAGGCAGGCTAAATGGTCCGAACCTCTAATCTTTGAGTTAAGCGTTAAAGGGAGAAGAGGCTTCCTAGTTCCTGAGCCTGAGAAAGAAGTTAAGGAAAAGGTTGGCTCGATAAAGCTGAGCGAGGACATGGCGAGGACAACCGATCCAGACCTCCCAGAGTTGAGTGAAGTAGACGTTATGAGGCATTTCACCCGGTTAACCGAGATGGCCTATGGAGTCGACAACGGACCGGTACCCCTCGGCTCATGTACTATGAAGTATAACCCCAGAATAGCCTGGGAGGTGGCAAGCGATCATAGAATACTCGGGCTCCACCCCTTACAGGATGAGGATACAGTGCAGGGGCTACTGGAGATGATCTATGAGATGCAGAAATGGCTCGCTAACATCACAGGGATGGACTACTGTAGTCTACACCCAGCAGCAGGAGCCCATGGCGAGCTGGCAGGAATATTGCTGATTAGAAAATACCATGAGTTGAAGGGTCAGATAGATAAGAAGACGGAGATAATTGTGCCGGACTCGGCTCACGGGACAAACCCTGCGAGCGCAGCCATGGGCGGGTTTAAAGTGGTCGAAATCCCATCTAACAGCGATGGCAACGTTGACTTGGAGGCCCTAAAAAGCGTTGTCGGCGAGTCAACAGCAGGCTTGATGATTACGAATCCCAGCACCCTAGGCTTGTTCGAAGAGAATATTCTAGAAATAGCACGGATAATTCACAGCGTAGACGGGTTACTATATTATGACGGAGCAAACTTGAACGGGATAATGGGTTACGCTAGACCAGGAGATATGGGATTCGACATTGCTCACTTAAATGTCCACAAGACGTTTGGAGCCCCGCACGGAGGCGGTGGACCCGGGGCGGGACCAGTGTGTATTAAAGATAGAGTTGTTGATGCTGAGAAAAACATTAGGCTAAGCGACCTACTTCCAGGCTATTATGTCATCTACGATGAGAAGACCGGGAAATACAGGTTGAAAGGCCCTGGCGAGAATAGCATAGGGTTCTTGAAAGCATTCTTCGGCAACATTACGCCGTTAATCTGGGGCTACACATACATATTGATGATGGGTAATGAAGGATTGAGGAAGGTTACAGAGCTTGCAGTGTTAAACACAAACTACTTCATTAAGCTAATGGAGAACGTGAAAGGGTACGAGATTCCATACGGAAAAGGCAGGTTCAGAAAGCACGAAGTGGTGTTGAGCGCTCAGCCCATGACGGAGGAGTTAGGTGTTACGGCCGAGGATGTAGCAAAGGGTTTGCTGGACGCAGGCTTCTATGCTCCGACAATATACTTCCCGCTAATAGTTAAGGAGGCCTTGATGACAGAGTTCACTGAGACTGAAACCATTGAGAACATTGAGAAATATGCTGAAAGATTGAAGGAAATCAGCAGAATAGCATATCAAGACCCCAAGGAGCCGAAGAAATGGCCGGTCAACACCTCTGTAGGAAGAATAGACTTGATAAAAGCTAATCACCCATCCACGGTTACCCCTACGTGGAGACTTCATTTGAAGAGGGTGAAGGGAGAGATTAAATGA
- the gcvPA gene encoding aminomethyl-transferring glycine dehydrogenase subunit GcvPA: protein MSTHPWIPNSSHETVKKMLETIGISSVEQLFKDIPPEARISQEKWMSLEIGKGRMLSELEAKRIIEEKLSKNKIFNPPPYMGGGVYPHYVPPLVKYILSRGEFLTAYTPYQAEISQGLMQAIFEYQSLMAELLQMEVVNASMYDWASAIAEALLMSVRVKKGRRKVVVPYNVNPFHFKVIETYLWPQGVRIERVRYDREKGSIDIEDLKSKVDSETAGVYLQYPNFFGVIENAKTVGEIVREKGALYITGVYPVSLGLLKAPGEVGADIAVGDGQPFGLGLNYGGPYLGIFAVRYDQNLIRQMPGRIIGLTTTQEGGQRAFAMILQAREQHIKREKATSNICTNEALAAIGVAVYLSLLGKTGLRKLAELNYYRAHYAASRFSEIGLNRVFSGEFFNEFAVSLNGFGKTYREVHKKLLDRGVHGGLYIGHLYPELGEASLWAFTELHFKTDIDKLVDLLKEILTGGG, encoded by the coding sequence ATGTCTACACATCCATGGATACCCAATTCTTCCCATGAAACCGTTAAGAAGATGTTGGAGACTATAGGAATCTCCAGCGTTGAGCAATTGTTTAAGGATATTCCTCCCGAGGCGAGAATAAGCCAAGAAAAATGGATGAGTCTTGAAATAGGTAAAGGACGTATGCTTTCTGAACTGGAGGCTAAGAGAATTATTGAGGAAAAGCTGTCGAAGAACAAAATCTTTAATCCACCGCCCTACATGGGGGGAGGTGTCTATCCTCACTATGTTCCACCACTGGTTAAATACATATTGTCGAGGGGCGAGTTCTTAACAGCTTACACTCCATATCAAGCGGAGATCTCCCAGGGCTTGATGCAGGCGATTTTCGAGTATCAGAGCTTGATGGCTGAGTTACTCCAGATGGAGGTTGTGAACGCTTCAATGTATGATTGGGCGTCAGCTATCGCCGAGGCTTTGTTGATGAGTGTGAGAGTGAAAAAAGGGCGGAGAAAGGTAGTAGTACCCTACAATGTCAACCCCTTCCACTTCAAAGTAATTGAGACGTACTTATGGCCCCAGGGAGTGAGAATTGAAAGGGTACGCTACGACCGAGAAAAAGGCTCTATTGACATTGAAGATTTAAAGAGCAAAGTAGATTCCGAAACCGCAGGGGTTTACCTACAGTATCCGAATTTCTTCGGAGTGATTGAAAACGCAAAAACAGTTGGCGAGATTGTTCGAGAGAAAGGCGCGCTTTACATCACAGGCGTCTACCCCGTGAGCCTAGGGTTGTTGAAGGCTCCCGGCGAGGTGGGCGCCGATATCGCGGTAGGCGATGGTCAACCCTTCGGCCTCGGATTAAATTACGGGGGACCCTACCTCGGCATTTTCGCGGTAAGATATGATCAGAACCTAATAAGGCAGATGCCCGGGAGGATTATTGGATTAACCACGACGCAGGAAGGGGGCCAGAGAGCTTTCGCAATGATTCTCCAAGCTCGCGAGCAACACATTAAGAGGGAAAAGGCGACATCGAACATCTGTACTAATGAAGCGCTGGCCGCTATCGGGGTAGCAGTATATCTATCGTTGCTTGGTAAAACTGGTTTGAGAAAACTCGCCGAGCTCAATTACTACAGAGCGCATTACGCTGCTTCAAGGTTTAGTGAAATCGGGTTGAACAGAGTTTTCAGCGGCGAATTTTTTAACGAGTTCGCAGTATCGTTAAACGGGTTTGGAAAAACCTATAGAGAAGTGCATAAGAAACTACTGGATAGGGGCGTTCACGGAGGCCTCTACATAGGACACCTATATCCGGAGCTGGGCGAAGCATCGCTATGGGCTTTCACGGAACTACACTTCAAAACCGATATCGATAAGCTAGTTGATCTTCTCAAAGAGATTCTTACAGGAGGTGGGTGA